The Microbulbifer hydrolyticus genome has a segment encoding these proteins:
- a CDS encoding superoxide dismutase, whose protein sequence is MAHVLPELPYAMDALQPHISQETLEYHYGKHHKTYVDKLNGLLDGTPDADKSLEEVIKSSSGGVFNNAAQIWNHTFYWNCLSPNGGGAATGAVADAINAAFGSFDKFKEEFTASAVNNFGSGWTWLVKKSDGSVAIVNTSNAETPLTDDSVTPLLTCDVWEHAYYIDYRNARPKYMEAFWALLNWEFVNQNFA, encoded by the coding sequence ATGGCACATGTTCTCCCCGAACTTCCCTATGCTATGGATGCACTGCAGCCGCACATCTCTCAGGAGACCCTGGAGTACCACTACGGCAAGCACCACAAGACGTACGTCGACAAGCTGAACGGCCTGCTGGACGGCACTCCGGATGCCGACAAGAGCCTGGAAGAAGTCATCAAGTCTTCCTCTGGCGGTGTTTTCAATAACGCGGCCCAGATCTGGAACCACACGTTCTACTGGAACTGCCTGAGCCCGAACGGCGGTGGCGCCGCGACCGGTGCCGTAGCCGATGCCATCAACGCCGCTTTCGGTTCCTTCGACAAGTTCAAGGAAGAGTTCACTGCGAGCGCAGTCAACAACTTCGGTTCCGGCTGGACCTGGCTGGTGAAGAAATCCGACGGTTCCGTTGCTATCGTGAACACCTCCAATGCCGAAACCCCGCTGACCGACGACAGCGTCACTCCGCTGCTGACCTGCGACGTTTGGGAACACGCCTACTACATCGATTACCGCAATGCGCGTCCGAAGTACATGGAAGCGTTCTGGGCACTGCTCAACTGGGAGTTCGTGAACCAGAACTTCGCCTGA
- a CDS encoding DUF885 domain-containing protein, giving the protein MKLKITLLAAAISTLAMTGCDREQKPAEKQQAPAANESAQQAGAGTPAQDTAEASQGNAEVIAKTNALFEEQFQTHVQRSPEFKTFLGIKEDYGKWDDISPEFAKETYEINKRQLAALKEIDPDQLDDATRLSLELAIRNLEQDIDGWKWRLHTYPVNQMYAGHTSVASLLINQHRVDDVSDAEAYISRLNALPAHFDQLIENLQERADKGVIVPKFVFPYVISDGKNLITGAPYDDGKDSTLFADFKGKVDKLSISDDEKSALIESAKTAMLENVKPAYEKLIGYLGELEKKATTDDGAWKLPDGDEFYQHRLNVYTTTDMTAEEIHQVGLDEVKRIHDEMRAIMKKVNFDGNLQEFFEFMRTDKQFYYPETEEGKQRYLKEATAIIDTMKGRLDELFITKPKADLVVKAVEPFREKSAGKAFYQRPAPDGSRPGIYYANLYKMSSMPTYQMEALAYHEGIPGHHMQLSIMQELENVPSFRKFGGYTAYTEGWGLYSELVPKEIGFYQDPYSDFGRLAMELWRACRLVVDTGMHSKKWTREETIDWLAENSPNPQGDVVKAIERYIVMPGQATAYKIGMMKIVELREGAKEELGDKFDIREFHDVVLANGAVPLNVLEELVDEWVAKKKSAD; this is encoded by the coding sequence ATGAAGCTGAAGATTACCCTGCTGGCCGCTGCCATAAGCACCCTGGCCATGACAGGATGCGACCGGGAACAGAAACCCGCCGAAAAGCAGCAGGCCCCCGCCGCGAACGAAAGCGCCCAACAGGCTGGCGCCGGCACCCCGGCACAGGACACCGCGGAAGCCTCCCAGGGCAACGCGGAAGTGATTGCCAAGACCAACGCGCTTTTCGAAGAGCAGTTTCAGACCCACGTCCAGCGCAGCCCGGAATTCAAGACGTTTCTTGGCATCAAGGAGGATTACGGCAAGTGGGATGACATTTCCCCGGAATTCGCCAAGGAAACCTACGAGATCAACAAGCGCCAGCTGGCAGCATTGAAAGAAATCGATCCAGATCAATTGGACGACGCCACCCGCCTGTCGCTGGAACTGGCCATCCGCAACCTGGAGCAGGACATCGACGGCTGGAAATGGCGGTTGCACACCTACCCGGTGAACCAGATGTACGCCGGGCACACCAGCGTTGCCTCCCTGCTGATCAACCAGCACCGCGTAGATGACGTCTCCGATGCCGAGGCGTATATCTCCCGCTTGAATGCCCTGCCCGCCCACTTCGACCAGCTGATCGAAAACCTGCAGGAGCGCGCGGACAAAGGCGTTATCGTGCCCAAGTTCGTATTCCCGTACGTGATCAGCGATGGCAAGAACCTGATCACCGGTGCGCCCTACGACGACGGTAAAGACAGCACACTGTTTGCCGACTTCAAAGGCAAAGTCGACAAACTCAGCATCAGTGATGACGAAAAGTCCGCGCTGATCGAGAGCGCCAAGACTGCGATGCTGGAGAACGTCAAACCTGCCTATGAAAAGCTCATCGGCTACCTGGGCGAGCTGGAGAAAAAAGCCACCACCGATGACGGCGCCTGGAAGCTGCCTGACGGTGACGAGTTCTACCAGCACCGCCTGAACGTTTACACCACCACCGACATGACTGCCGAAGAAATTCACCAGGTGGGTCTGGACGAGGTGAAGCGCATCCACGACGAAATGCGCGCGATCATGAAGAAGGTAAACTTCGACGGTAACCTGCAGGAATTCTTTGAGTTCATGCGCACCGACAAGCAGTTCTATTACCCGGAAACCGAGGAAGGCAAGCAGCGCTACCTGAAAGAAGCCACTGCCATCATCGACACCATGAAGGGCCGCCTGGACGAGCTGTTTATCACCAAGCCCAAGGCCGATCTGGTGGTCAAGGCCGTGGAGCCCTTCCGCGAGAAATCCGCGGGCAAGGCCTTCTACCAGCGCCCGGCGCCGGACGGCTCACGCCCCGGTATCTACTACGCCAACCTGTACAAGATGAGCAGCATGCCCACCTACCAGATGGAAGCACTCGCTTACCACGAGGGTATTCCGGGCCACCATATGCAGCTCTCCATCATGCAGGAGCTGGAAAACGTGCCCAGCTTCCGCAAGTTCGGTGGCTACACCGCATACACCGAAGGCTGGGGCCTGTACTCCGAGCTGGTGCCCAAGGAAATCGGTTTCTACCAGGACCCTTATTCCGACTTCGGTCGCCTGGCGATGGAACTGTGGCGTGCCTGCCGCCTGGTGGTAGACACCGGTATGCACAGCAAGAAGTGGACCCGCGAAGAGACCATCGACTGGCTTGCAGAAAACAGCCCCAACCCGCAGGGGGATGTAGTCAAGGCCATTGAGCGCTACATCGTAATGCCCGGCCAGGCGACCGCATACAAGATCGGCATGATGAAAATTGTCGAGCTGCGTGAGGGCGCAAAAGAGGAATTGGGCGACAAGTTCGACATTCGTGAATTTCACGACGTGGTACTGGCCAATGGCGCGGTGCCGTTGAACGTACTGGAAGAACTGGTTGACGAGTGGGTAGCAAAGAAAAAGTCAGCGGACTGA